From the Methanobacterium spitsbergense genome, one window contains:
- a CDS encoding DUF2115 family protein, translating to MDKIKSSELFLKLKQEIERYRSRVKPEKKIDDELQGKMSNYNLENFNRLTGTSYLGCEEEIDTDKLEDLKHAIDHYFDFYAPYDEEFKEFIKIISIYLTFIEKKPLHPPGIVFSGGRTVYQRGKFYYCTGKKYFKNEEESLCNFCVCLEV from the coding sequence GTGGATAAAATTAAAAGCTCAGAACTGTTTTTAAAACTTAAACAAGAAATAGAACGCTACAGATCGCGAGTAAAACCTGAAAAGAAAATTGATGATGAGTTACAAGGAAAAATGTCCAATTATAATCTAGAAAATTTCAATAGATTAACAGGAACTTCCTATTTAGGGTGTGAAGAGGAAATTGATACAGATAAACTCGAAGATCTCAAACATGCCATAGATCATTACTTTGATTTTTATGCACCATATGATGAGGAATTTAAAGAATTTATAAAAATAATATCTATATACTTAACATTTATCGAAAAAAAGCCTTTACATCCTCCAGGAATAGTTTTTTCAGGAGGAAGAACTGTCTATCAAAGGGGAAAATTCTATTACTGTACTGGAAAAAAATATTTTAAAAATGAAGAAGAATCCCTTTGCAACTTTTGCGTTTGTCTAGAAGTTTAG
- the cbiE gene encoding precorrin-6y C5,15-methyltransferase (decarboxylating) subunit CbiE has translation MSKLYLVGVGPGSEKYLTFEALNVVGSSDILMGSKRALKLFPDTKAEKIELNAKNMGEMLNLAVSKACEGRAVALLSTGDPGFSGVLKPIKKLAGKLEFEVIPGISSIQICASKLQISWDEANIITMHGKGISGELISLLSNGRTTIILPNNTIEETVEYLLDQGIDPNRRAAVCENLSYENEKIVEVQLKELLNEQFGYMCVLVVY, from the coding sequence ATGTCAAAATTATATCTGGTGGGTGTTGGGCCGGGATCTGAGAAATATTTAACATTTGAGGCTTTAAATGTAGTTGGATCCTCCGATATTTTAATGGGGAGTAAAAGAGCTTTAAAACTTTTTCCAGATACAAAAGCCGAAAAAATAGAACTTAATGCTAAAAATATGGGGGAAATGCTTAATTTAGCCGTTTCAAAGGCATGTGAAGGACGAGCTGTTGCACTTCTGTCCACTGGAGATCCTGGATTTTCAGGCGTATTAAAACCCATCAAAAAATTGGCTGGAAAATTGGAATTTGAAGTTATTCCGGGTATAAGTTCGATTCAAATATGTGCATCAAAACTTCAAATATCATGGGATGAAGCCAATATCATAACAATGCATGGAAAGGGGATTTCAGGCGAATTAATTTCCTTATTATCAAATGGAAGAACCACCATTATTCTGCCAAACAATACAATTGAAGAAACTGTGGAATACCTTTTGGATCAAGGAATAGATCCAAACAGAAGGGCAGCAGTATGTGAAAATTTAAGCTACGAAAATGAAAAGATAGTGGAAGTCCAACTCAAGGAACTTTTAAATGAACAATTTGGTTATATGTGTGTGTTGGTTGTTTACTGA
- a CDS encoding ArsA family ATPase has product MAFKDLFRFNKGKTTFVFIGGKGGVGKTTISAATALWFSRQGKKTLIISTDPAHSLSDSYERNIGHNPTPISENLEALEIDPEIAMQDYQAKMKEQQSLNPGMDMGMMQDQMDMASMSPGIDEAAAFDKFLQYMTTDEYDIVIFDTAPTGHTLRLLSFPEMMDSWVGKMITVRRQIGSMAKAFKNIMPFMGDEEEEDKALEDMEETKKRIREARGIMADPTRTSFKTVVIPEEMSIYESERAMEALHKFNMTTDGVIVNQIQPEEADCEFCAARRKIQEQRLITIQQKFGGQVIAEIPLQKHEVKGMERLTEIGDILYGDHTEEVKALPMN; this is encoded by the coding sequence ATGGCATTTAAAGATCTTTTTAGGTTCAACAAAGGAAAAACAACATTTGTATTTATTGGAGGTAAAGGAGGGGTTGGTAAAACAACCATTTCTGCTGCTACAGCGTTATGGTTTTCAAGACAAGGCAAAAAAACCTTGATAATATCAACTGATCCTGCACATTCATTATCAGACTCATACGAGAGAAATATTGGTCACAACCCAACACCAATATCAGAAAATCTTGAAGCACTAGAAATAGACCCTGAAATTGCAATGCAAGATTATCAGGCCAAAATGAAAGAACAACAGTCTCTAAATCCTGGTATGGATATGGGTATGATGCAAGATCAGATGGATATGGCTTCAATGTCACCCGGTATAGACGAAGCCGCTGCATTTGACAAATTTCTCCAGTACATGACCACAGATGAATATGATATTGTTATATTTGACACAGCACCTACAGGCCACACACTCAGATTACTTTCATTCCCTGAAATGATGGATTCATGGGTTGGAAAGATGATAACTGTCAGGCGCCAAATTGGTAGTATGGCCAAGGCATTTAAGAATATCATGCCGTTCATGGGTGATGAAGAAGAAGAGGATAAAGCCTTAGAAGATATGGAAGAAACTAAAAAAAGAATAAGGGAAGCACGAGGTATTATGGCAGATCCTACTAGAACTTCATTTAAAACAGTTGTCATACCTGAAGAAATGTCTATATACGAATCAGAACGTGCAATGGAAGCACTCCACAAGTTCAACATGACGACTGATGGAGTAATTGTAAACCAGATCCAACCAGAAGAAGCTGATTGTGAATTCTGTGCAGCAAGACGAAAGATACAAGAACAAAGACTTATTACTATCCAACAAAAATTTGGTGGACAGGTTATTGCAGAGATCCCATTGCAAAAACACGAAGTCAAGGGAATGGAAAGACTAACCGAGATCGGAGACATCCTTTATGGAGATCATACCGAAGAGGTTAAAGCGCTCCCCATGAATTAA
- a CDS encoding redox-regulated ATPase YchF — protein sequence MLQIAVTGKPNVGKSSFFNSATLSEVEVASYPFTTIDANKAVAHVVTECPCKELEVTCNPNNSKCVSGKRLIPVELIDVAGLVPGAHEGRGLGNKFLDDLRQARAFIHIIDASGSTDEEGRPCEPGSHDPLEDVEFLEHEITMWLFGILKKNWNKMIRKVMSERLDLAKVISEQLSGTGIRLEDIIEAKKVVDKDYDKWDDSDIIAVLDDLLKRAKPMLIVANKADMPTSDENIKRLEDKYGNVIAASAESELALIRASEAGLISYFPGDSDFEILEPEKLNENQMKALNYIKEHVLQKYGSTGVQKALNSAIFEILDMIVVFPVEDEHKLSDQKGNILPDALLIKKGSKPRDMAYVIHTDIGDSFMHALDARSCRRISSDYELVDGDIISIICR from the coding sequence ATGCTTCAAATCGCTGTAACAGGAAAACCAAACGTCGGAAAGTCATCTTTTTTTAATTCTGCAACATTATCAGAAGTAGAAGTTGCAAGTTATCCATTCACAACTATAGATGCTAACAAAGCAGTTGCACATGTTGTAACAGAGTGCCCATGCAAAGAACTGGAAGTAACATGTAATCCTAACAATTCAAAATGTGTATCTGGAAAAAGGTTGATACCTGTTGAACTTATAGATGTTGCAGGACTAGTTCCCGGTGCCCATGAAGGCCGAGGACTTGGAAACAAATTTTTAGATGACCTTAGACAGGCAAGAGCTTTCATTCATATTATCGATGCTTCAGGATCTACAGATGAAGAGGGGAGGCCTTGTGAACCTGGTAGTCATGACCCGCTGGAGGATGTTGAGTTTCTTGAACACGAGATCACCATGTGGCTTTTTGGAATCTTAAAGAAAAATTGGAATAAAATGATAAGGAAGGTAATGTCAGAAAGACTAGATCTTGCTAAGGTGATTTCTGAACAGCTGAGTGGAACCGGTATAAGGCTTGAAGATATTATTGAAGCAAAAAAGGTCGTTGATAAGGATTATGATAAATGGGATGATTCCGATATTATTGCGGTCCTTGATGACCTTCTTAAAAGAGCAAAACCAATGCTAATAGTTGCAAATAAGGCAGATATGCCCACATCGGATGAAAACATCAAAAGATTAGAAGATAAATATGGAAATGTAATTGCAGCTTCAGCAGAATCAGAACTTGCCCTTATACGTGCCTCAGAAGCAGGGTTAATAAGTTATTTCCCGGGTGATTCTGATTTTGAGATCCTTGAACCCGAAAAGCTCAATGAAAATCAAATGAAGGCTCTGAATTATATAAAAGAACATGTGCTCCAGAAGTATGGAAGTACAGGAGTACAAAAAGCACTTAACAGTGCAATTTTTGAAATTCTGGATATGATTGTTGTTTTTCCTGTTGAAGACGAACATAAATTATCAGACCAAAAGGGAAATATATTACCAGATGCTCTACTCATTAAGAAAGGTTCTAAACCAAGAGACATGGCATATGTAATACACACGGATATAGGTGATAGTTTCATGCATGCACTTGATGCTAGAAGTTGCAGAAGAATTTCAAGCGACTATGAACTTGTAGATGGTGACATAATAAGTATCATATGCCGCTAG
- a CDS encoding cupin domain-containing protein: MLIKDIKKSTYFKAIDETTLCELIHPENDNVEMDCSIAHAILGPDQSSLPHKLINSIEIYYILDGMGKIYINKESNVLKTGQSVYIPSNACQRIKNIGKDDLKFLCIVSPPWRGEDESICK, from the coding sequence ATGCTGATAAAAGACATTAAAAAATCAACGTATTTCAAGGCCATCGATGAAACAACTCTATGCGAACTTATTCACCCTGAAAACGATAATGTAGAAATGGATTGTAGTATTGCCCATGCAATTCTTGGACCGGATCAATCTTCACTTCCCCATAAACTCATAAATTCTATTGAAATATATTATATCCTTGATGGAATGGGTAAAATATATATAAATAAGGAATCAAATGTTTTGAAAACAGGCCAATCTGTATATATTCCTTCAAATGCATGTCAAAGGATCAAAAATATTGGTAAAGATGATCTGAAATTTCTCTGCATCGTATCTCCACCATGGAGAGGAGAAGATGAATCCATCTGCAAGTAA